A part of Myxococcus landrumus genomic DNA contains:
- a CDS encoding type II secretion system F family protein — MLAGIVLLLVTGSVFFFSLVIFSVLSKAYEQYQERYVAKSMNDLSDMFLFIDARQMLVLNIACMCLLGILSYIIFNPILAVVATVFGFFLPMLLVKHYRKRRIKKFNIQLVDALQAMANAFKAGLTFPQAIEHVAREAMPPLSQEFGLFVKEVKLGVPLEEALINMGRRVGSDDLELVVVSTNIARQLGGNMAEMFETISTVIRERFRLEGKIDALTSQGKLQGWIVAAMPAVLGMVLNYMRPDLMEPMMNHFFGWILVVLIAIMEVMGILIIRRIVNIDI; from the coding sequence ATGCTTGCTGGAATCGTCCTCCTCCTCGTCACCGGCTCGGTCTTCTTCTTCAGCCTGGTGATCTTCAGCGTCCTTTCGAAGGCGTATGAGCAGTACCAGGAGCGCTATGTCGCCAAGTCGATGAACGACTTGAGCGACATGTTCCTCTTCATCGATGCACGCCAGATGTTGGTCCTCAACATCGCGTGCATGTGCTTGCTGGGCATCCTGTCGTACATCATCTTCAACCCCATCCTGGCGGTGGTGGCCACGGTGTTCGGCTTCTTCCTGCCGATGCTGCTGGTCAAGCACTACCGCAAGCGGCGCATCAAGAAGTTCAACATCCAGTTGGTGGATGCGCTGCAGGCCATGGCGAACGCGTTCAAGGCGGGTCTCACCTTCCCGCAGGCTATCGAGCATGTGGCGCGCGAGGCGATGCCTCCGCTGTCGCAGGAGTTCGGCCTGTTCGTGAAGGAAGTGAAGCTGGGCGTGCCGCTGGAGGAGGCGCTCATCAACATGGGGCGCCGCGTGGGCAGCGATGACCTGGAGCTGGTGGTGGTGTCCACGAACATCGCGCGTCAGCTTGGCGGCAACATGGCGGAGATGTTCGAGACCATCTCCACCGTGATTCGCGAGCGCTTCCGGCTCGAGGGAAAGATCGACGCGCTCACCTCGCAGGGCAAGCTGCAGGGGTGGATTGTCGCGGCCATGCCGGCGGTGCTGGGCATGGTGCTCAACTACATGCGACCGGACCTGATGGAGCCCATGATGAACCACTTCTTCGGGTGGATCCTCGTGGTGCTGATCGCCATCATGGAAGTGATGGGAATCCTCATCATCCGGCGCATCGTCAACATCGATATTTGA
- a CDS encoding TadE/TadG family type IV pilus assembly protein: MSRKSFRRGGATVEFALSVPLLVMILMFSMYLTELVRAKLKLQEMARYAVWEMTSYALTDFAKGQHDAAFEDARKEAHEELVERYKDMDSVEPNNPAGSFIARYANVQGTLTNKEIPFLESGMLGNPGSTGEGGSFASGIFGLLNRGAGSLLNSWGFNNKGWVESEVQMNFQNAILPRAYLDENSGPGGFFQTDVFGGHNISNLELRSRYSMYANGWHMPDGGDAIVRARRAGNHRSGSDAHGLHIQVKRMAFLGIPPDGESGIGSVLGFLGNFLPNFLGTFVVSRNYGISPAQKGNCLGLEKYEELPSSGLHAMRGLLDHERPDCFDTAPFRDEMSYEDSNYIKVFKARGEFFMGCKKAMADDPSDPDAQQEATNKDEQDQKIRCGE, from the coding sequence ATGTCTCGCAAGAGTTTTCGTCGCGGTGGTGCCACGGTGGAGTTCGCGCTCTCCGTGCCACTGCTCGTGATGATTCTGATGTTCAGCATGTACCTGACGGAGTTGGTCCGGGCGAAGCTGAAGCTCCAGGAGATGGCGCGCTACGCCGTCTGGGAGATGACCAGCTACGCCCTCACTGACTTCGCCAAGGGCCAGCACGATGCCGCGTTCGAGGACGCGCGCAAGGAGGCTCACGAGGAGCTGGTCGAGCGCTACAAGGACATGGACTCCGTGGAGCCCAACAACCCGGCGGGGTCCTTCATCGCGCGCTACGCCAACGTGCAGGGCACGCTCACCAACAAGGAGATTCCCTTCCTGGAGTCCGGCATGTTGGGGAACCCTGGCAGCACGGGGGAGGGTGGCTCCTTCGCCAGCGGCATCTTCGGACTGCTCAACCGCGGCGCGGGCTCGCTGCTCAACTCCTGGGGCTTCAACAACAAGGGCTGGGTGGAGTCGGAGGTTCAGATGAACTTCCAGAACGCCATCCTCCCGCGCGCCTACCTGGACGAGAACTCAGGCCCGGGTGGCTTCTTCCAGACGGATGTCTTCGGCGGCCACAACATCTCCAACCTGGAGCTGCGCTCGCGCTACTCGATGTACGCCAATGGCTGGCACATGCCGGACGGTGGTGATGCCATCGTCCGTGCTCGGCGAGCAGGCAACCACCGCTCGGGAAGTGACGCGCACGGCCTCCACATCCAGGTGAAGCGGATGGCCTTCCTGGGGATTCCGCCGGATGGTGAGAGCGGCATCGGCAGCGTGCTTGGCTTCCTGGGGAACTTCCTGCCGAACTTCCTGGGGACCTTTGTCGTCTCGCGCAACTACGGTATCTCTCCGGCCCAGAAGGGGAACTGCCTCGGCCTGGAGAAGTACGAGGAGCTCCCGAGCAGCGGTCTTCACGCCATGCGTGGCCTCCTGGACCACGAGCGCCCGGACTGCTTCGACACGGCTCCGTTCCGCGATGAGATGTCGTACGAAGACAGCAACTACATCAAGGTCTTCAAGGCGCGCGGTGAGTTCTTCATGGGCTGCAAGAAGGCCATGGCGGATGACCCGTCGGACCCCGACGCTCAGCAAGAGGCTACGAACAAGGATGAGCAGGACCAAAAGATCCGCTGCGGGGAGTAG
- a CDS encoding TadE/TadG family type IV pilus assembly protein → MFTQILRQSFRRQEGQALILAALMVLVMSIAVLTTVNIGHTVHERVRLQNTADAAAYSMAAMEARAFNFYAYANRTQVSHYVSAMMWHSLISVIYGAEAFFTDLYGFMKTLNPCAGKRKKLWIILCPIIEVIPYIGPVIKAINKIITLYKTAFLQPLQRILKAVNPDKWLGKYVVPAHRVFNGAMYFTSQAVMMSASTHVTQTTQGVLDANDSNLNSMASQLATGIYSQCLFSQAHSEHAGGKPLAPGSWKNPFGALDVKKYKANDPIARAKRSMGGITNATRYSCDRNSGGACPERFITSRRLGDILPLPDALGFIRDMLNNGVNAPGLFEFQKMGQTRMLSATFPAAKNLVDQGRSPHNYIRDWNDNLYPWGMMAQGDNMGADDLYWLKLGPAEVDVVVGKADNPLSCNNKDPYTRCFGDNRKGLGDTSRTKVPYMRMFKPSVWALNNEDSEGVNGGVHWRVHYPQNSENWRRHKAPKGPERQVGVHEEKVCVLELLKGCWFKVSVYTANVRPAQDGNHPWGGVTPFMHFEPGQYGGKFCNPGASAEMNQMAKREADFNQPSAWVALNKSPEEIVNRDNKDGTGTNAPALLNDEGKVKFSFTPDSEGLEMLNNRKKFLSLVEGMNVISRGQSYYHRPGNWTEQPNFFNPYWRPRLASVFQGRNQLPVVGQMIDALPSALQGFGPKVITH, encoded by the coding sequence ATGTTCACTCAAATCCTCCGCCAGAGCTTCCGACGTCAGGAGGGCCAGGCCCTCATCCTGGCCGCGCTGATGGTCCTGGTCATGTCCATCGCCGTGCTGACCACGGTCAACATCGGCCACACCGTTCACGAGCGCGTGCGCCTGCAGAACACCGCGGATGCCGCCGCGTACTCCATGGCCGCCATGGAAGCGCGCGCGTTCAACTTCTACGCGTACGCCAACCGCACGCAGGTGTCTCACTACGTGTCGGCGATGATGTGGCACTCGCTCATCTCCGTCATCTACGGAGCGGAGGCGTTCTTCACGGACCTCTATGGGTTCATGAAGACGCTCAATCCGTGCGCGGGCAAACGCAAGAAACTGTGGATCATCTTGTGTCCCATCATCGAGGTGATCCCGTACATCGGGCCCGTCATCAAGGCCATCAACAAGATCATCACGCTGTACAAGACAGCGTTCCTCCAGCCGCTCCAGCGAATCTTGAAGGCTGTCAATCCAGACAAGTGGCTGGGGAAATACGTCGTGCCAGCACATCGTGTGTTCAACGGCGCCATGTATTTCACGTCACAAGCCGTGATGATGTCGGCGTCCACGCATGTGACGCAGACGACGCAGGGCGTGTTGGACGCGAACGATTCGAACCTCAACTCGATGGCGAGCCAGCTCGCCACGGGCATCTACAGCCAGTGCCTCTTCAGCCAGGCCCACAGCGAGCACGCGGGTGGAAAGCCGCTGGCGCCGGGCTCTTGGAAGAACCCCTTCGGCGCGCTGGATGTGAAGAAGTACAAGGCGAATGACCCGATTGCTCGCGCCAAGCGCTCCATGGGCGGCATCACCAACGCCACCCGTTACTCGTGTGACCGCAATTCGGGCGGTGCATGCCCGGAGCGCTTCATCACGTCTCGCCGTCTGGGAGACATCCTGCCACTGCCAGATGCGCTCGGCTTCATTCGAGACATGCTCAACAACGGCGTGAATGCGCCAGGCCTGTTCGAGTTCCAGAAGATGGGGCAGACGCGCATGCTCTCGGCGACGTTCCCGGCGGCGAAGAACCTGGTGGACCAGGGCCGCTCTCCGCACAACTACATCCGCGACTGGAACGACAACCTCTACCCCTGGGGCATGATGGCTCAGGGCGACAACATGGGCGCGGACGACCTGTACTGGCTCAAGCTGGGGCCCGCCGAGGTCGACGTGGTCGTGGGCAAGGCGGACAACCCGCTGTCGTGCAACAACAAGGACCCGTACACCCGCTGCTTCGGTGACAACCGCAAGGGACTCGGCGACACGTCGCGCACCAAGGTGCCCTACATGCGCATGTTCAAGCCGAGCGTCTGGGCGCTGAACAACGAGGACTCCGAAGGCGTCAACGGCGGCGTCCACTGGCGCGTGCACTATCCGCAGAACAGCGAGAACTGGCGCCGGCACAAGGCTCCGAAGGGGCCTGAGCGTCAGGTGGGTGTCCACGAGGAGAAGGTCTGCGTCCTGGAGCTCCTGAAGGGGTGCTGGTTCAAGGTGAGCGTGTACACGGCCAACGTGCGCCCGGCCCAGGATGGCAACCATCCGTGGGGTGGCGTGACGCCGTTCATGCACTTCGAGCCGGGTCAGTACGGGGGCAAGTTCTGCAACCCGGGCGCGAGCGCCGAGATGAACCAGATGGCCAAGCGCGAGGCGGACTTCAATCAGCCCTCCGCGTGGGTGGCGCTCAACAAGTCTCCCGAGGAGATCGTCAACCGTGACAACAAGGACGGCACGGGGACCAATGCGCCGGCGCTCCTCAACGACGAAGGCAAGGTGAAGTTCTCCTTCACGCCGGACTCCGAGGGGCTGGAGATGTTGAACAACCGCAAGAAGTTCCTCAGCCTCGTCGAAGGCATGAACGTCATCTCTCGCGGCCAGAGCTACTACCACCGCCCGGGCAACTGGACGGAGCAGCCCAACTTCTTCAATCCCTACTGGCGTCCGCGCCTGGCGTCCGTGTTCCAGGGCCGCAATCAGCTCCCCGTGGTCGGGCAGATGATTGATGCACTGCCGAGCGCGCTCCAGGGATTCGGCCCGAAGGTCATCACGCATTGA
- the cpaB gene encoding Flp pilus assembly protein CpaB, translating into MLKGKTPLVVALVLGLLAGVIAYSAIKKKESDVRRGWNLVPVVVAAQDIPEGTVITFEMISQRSVPEQFVTSSVVRPDSASYVVNQKVLVALQAGDPLLWSQFETTKAAERLSSKVQKKMRAMTIDAKNATAVGGWIRPNDHVDIIGTFRDPQTDENVGVTLLQNIIVVATGKITGTTNVNLIPENQREYNNVSLMVLPEEAEILVLATELGSLTLSLRNEDDVDLIEERGRATISTLLSGERTRVLEKKRQEIIQIIKGGGEKAAAAGAQ; encoded by the coding sequence ATGCTGAAGGGCAAGACTCCGCTCGTCGTTGCGCTCGTGCTCGGCCTTCTGGCCGGCGTCATCGCGTATTCCGCCATCAAGAAGAAGGAATCAGATGTTCGCCGTGGCTGGAACCTGGTCCCCGTCGTCGTCGCGGCCCAGGACATTCCCGAAGGGACTGTCATCACCTTCGAGATGATCTCCCAACGCTCGGTGCCTGAGCAGTTCGTCACCTCGTCGGTGGTCCGTCCGGACTCGGCGTCCTATGTCGTGAACCAGAAGGTGCTCGTGGCGCTGCAGGCGGGTGATCCGCTGCTGTGGAGCCAGTTCGAGACGACCAAGGCGGCCGAACGGTTGTCGTCGAAGGTCCAGAAGAAGATGCGGGCGATGACCATCGACGCGAAGAACGCCACCGCCGTTGGTGGATGGATTCGCCCGAACGACCACGTCGACATCATCGGCACGTTCCGGGATCCGCAGACGGACGAGAACGTCGGCGTCACGCTGCTCCAGAACATCATCGTGGTGGCCACCGGCAAGATCACCGGTACCACCAACGTGAACCTCATCCCGGAGAACCAGCGCGAGTACAACAACGTCTCGCTGATGGTGCTGCCGGAAGAGGCCGAAATCCTGGTGCTGGCGACGGAGCTCGGCTCGCTGACGCTCTCGCTGCGCAACGAGGACGACGTGGACCTCATCGAGGAGCGCGGACGCGCCACCATCAGCACGCTGCTGTCGGGTGAGCGCACCCGCGTGCTGGAGAAGAAGCGTCAGGAGATCATCCAGATCATCAAGGGTGGTGGCGAGAAGGCCGCCGCCGCTGGCGCCCAGTAA
- a CDS encoding type II secretion system F family protein — protein MDLLTQVLVGSSALLFAGAVGFFGLGMYQVLFERFLSEVRDESQGGMKGFGSVAIRRLGAFNRRFIWPSYEAKSRRNLIKAGEPQGYKPEDMMALQEVSAVVGLLMGLIIVNGVGQNLAWSLLFLLFGMYYPLLWLNDQVKKRHLLISRALPYNLDLLTLSVEAGLDFTAALAKVVEKGKAGPLREELQLVLKQLKMGKTREEGLKSMIVRVDLPSLTTFVTALIQADKMGTSLGKVLRIQSTQMRIDRTQRAEKLAGEAPVKMLFPLIACIFPTVFMVLFGPIVFQFFFGELAG, from the coding sequence GTGGATCTCCTGACCCAAGTGTTGGTCGGCAGCTCGGCGCTGCTCTTCGCAGGCGCGGTGGGCTTCTTCGGGCTCGGCATGTACCAGGTGCTCTTCGAGCGCTTCCTGTCGGAGGTGCGTGACGAGTCCCAGGGCGGCATGAAGGGCTTCGGTTCGGTGGCCATCCGCCGGCTGGGGGCCTTCAACCGCCGCTTCATCTGGCCCAGCTACGAAGCGAAGTCGCGCCGCAATCTCATCAAGGCGGGCGAGCCTCAGGGCTACAAGCCCGAGGACATGATGGCGCTCCAGGAAGTGAGCGCCGTGGTGGGCCTGCTGATGGGCCTCATCATCGTCAACGGCGTCGGCCAGAACCTGGCGTGGTCGCTGCTCTTCCTGCTCTTCGGAATGTACTACCCGCTGCTGTGGCTGAACGACCAGGTGAAGAAGCGCCACCTGCTCATCAGCCGCGCGCTGCCGTACAACCTGGACCTGCTGACGTTGTCGGTGGAGGCGGGTCTGGACTTCACCGCCGCGCTGGCGAAGGTGGTGGAGAAGGGCAAGGCGGGCCCGCTTCGCGAAGAGCTTCAGCTCGTGCTCAAGCAGCTCAAGATGGGCAAGACGCGTGAAGAGGGTCTCAAGAGCATGATTGTCCGCGTGGACCTGCCCTCGCTGACGACGTTCGTCACCGCGCTCATCCAGGCGGACAAGATGGGAACGAGCTTGGGCAAGGTGCTGCGCATCCAGTCCACGCAGATGCGCATCGACCGCACGCAGCGCGCGGAGAAGCTGGCCGGTGAGGCGCCGGTGAAGATGCTCTTCCCGCTCATCGCCTGCATCTTCCCGACAGTGTTCATGGTGCTCTTCGGGCCCATCGTGTTCCAGTTCTTCTTCGGCGAGCTCGCGGGGTAG